In Limibacter armeniacum, a single window of DNA contains:
- the hxpB gene encoding hexitol phosphatase HxpB, producing MIKGVILDMDGLLIDSEPYWREALINVMKGVGIELTPERARLTMGLRTEEIVEYWYQVEPWAHKATGEVAEEIVTESLRLILEKAAVMPGVHELINFVKQEGLRLGLASSSPMNMIKAIVPKIGIENELEVLRSGDQEKLAKPHPDVFIHAAEELGLRPNECLVFEDSFNGLLAAKAAKMKAVVVPEDYDDPRFVIADLKLRSLEEFTAIHFEELNQ from the coding sequence ATGATAAAAGGAGTAATTCTGGACATGGATGGTTTGCTGATTGACTCGGAGCCATACTGGAGAGAAGCATTGATCAACGTAATGAAAGGTGTTGGAATTGAGTTGACGCCTGAAAGAGCACGACTGACAATGGGACTCCGTACAGAGGAGATTGTAGAGTATTGGTATCAGGTAGAGCCATGGGCACATAAGGCTACCGGCGAAGTGGCAGAAGAGATTGTAACGGAATCTTTAAGACTGATTCTTGAAAAAGCTGCTGTAATGCCGGGTGTTCATGAACTGATCAACTTTGTCAAGCAGGAAGGGTTACGTTTGGGCTTGGCATCTTCTTCCCCGATGAACATGATCAAGGCGATTGTTCCAAAAATAGGTATTGAGAATGAGCTGGAAGTACTTCGTTCAGGAGATCAGGAAAAGTTGGCAAAACCACACCCTGATGTATTTATTCATGCAGCAGAAGAATTGGGTTTAAGACCCAATGAATGTTTGGTTTTTGAGGATTCATTTAATGGTTTGCTGGCGGCAAAAGCAGCAAAAATGAAAGCGGTGGTGGTTCCAGAAGATTACGATGATCCCCGTTTTGTGATTGCAGACCTGAAACTACGCTCACTGGAGGAGTTTACGGCAATCCATTTTGAGGAGTTGAACCAATAA
- a CDS encoding (deoxy)nucleoside triphosphate pyrophosphohydrolase, whose protein sequence is MKKTVQVVGAVIRNEKGEILCALRSPKMSLPNLWEFPGGKIEKGESPEQSLIREIREELGCSIEVFDQVEDTIYEYEKVIVNLKTYWAKVTEGVPKPLEHQVLIWLPVTSLKSLVWAPADIPAVQKIISI, encoded by the coding sequence ATGAAAAAAACTGTACAGGTAGTAGGGGCCGTAATTCGGAATGAAAAAGGAGAAATACTTTGTGCCTTGCGCTCACCTAAAATGTCTTTGCCTAACCTTTGGGAGTTTCCGGGTGGTAAGATAGAGAAAGGAGAATCACCTGAGCAGTCACTGATACGTGAGATAAGGGAGGAGTTGGGCTGTTCCATTGAGGTTTTCGATCAGGTAGAAGATACTATCTATGAATATGAAAAGGTAATCGTAAACCTTAAAACCTATTGGGCTAAGGTTACAGAAGGAGTCCCGAAGCCATTGGAACATCAGGTGCTGATTTGGTTGCCTGTGACTTCACTGAAGAGTTTGGTTTGGGCACCTGCTGATATTCCTGCCGTACAAAAAATCATTTCCATATAA